A genome region from Micromonospora peucetia includes the following:
- the gatA gene encoding Asp-tRNA(Asn)/Glu-tRNA(Gln) amidotransferase subunit GatA, whose amino-acid sequence MSERSDLTRLTATEIAGLVAAGEASAVEVTRAHLDRIAAVDDRVHAFLHVDSEGALAAAAEVDARRAAGEELGPLAGVPVAVKDVLTTKGVPTTVGSKILEGWRPPYDSTIVQRLRAAGTVMLGKTNMDEFAMGSSTEYSAYGPTHNPWDLSRIPGGSGGGSSAALAAYEAPLAIGSDTGGSIRQPGAVTGTVGAKPTYGGTSRYGLVAFSSSLDTPGPCARNVLDAALLHEVIGGHDPRDSTSIPQPVPDVVAAARLGATGDLTGVKLGIVSEFVGEGAEPGVMAAFHESVDALAKLGAEIVEVSCPHFRYALPAYYLIAPSEASSNLARFDGVRFGLRVGDDGNRSLEEVMSLTREAGFGAEVKRRIMLGTYALSSGYYDAYYGQAQKVRTLITRDFTAAFERVDALISPTTPFVAFPIGARTADPYQMYLADLFTIPTNLYGGPGISVPCGLSEGLPVGFQIMAPTMADDRMYRVAAALESVVGTFTPPAL is encoded by the coding sequence ATGAGCGAGCGCAGTGACCTGACCAGACTGACCGCGACGGAGATCGCGGGGCTCGTCGCCGCCGGTGAGGCCTCCGCCGTCGAGGTCACCCGCGCACACCTGGACCGGATCGCCGCCGTCGACGACCGGGTGCACGCGTTCCTGCACGTCGACTCCGAGGGCGCGCTCGCCGCTGCCGCCGAGGTCGACGCCCGCCGCGCCGCCGGTGAGGAACTGGGCCCGCTGGCCGGTGTGCCGGTCGCCGTGAAGGACGTGCTGACCACCAAGGGCGTGCCGACCACCGTCGGGTCGAAGATCCTGGAGGGCTGGCGTCCGCCGTACGACTCGACGATCGTGCAGCGGCTGCGCGCCGCCGGCACGGTGATGCTCGGCAAGACCAACATGGACGAGTTCGCGATGGGCTCCTCCACGGAATACTCGGCGTACGGGCCGACCCACAACCCGTGGGACCTGAGCCGCATTCCCGGTGGTTCGGGCGGTGGCAGCTCCGCGGCGCTGGCCGCGTACGAGGCGCCGCTGGCGATCGGCTCCGACACCGGCGGCTCGATCCGCCAGCCCGGCGCGGTCACCGGCACCGTCGGCGCCAAGCCCACCTACGGCGGCACCTCCCGATACGGTCTGGTGGCGTTCTCCTCCTCCCTCGACACGCCCGGCCCCTGCGCCCGGAACGTGCTGGACGCGGCGCTGCTGCACGAGGTGATCGGTGGGCACGACCCGCGCGACTCCACCTCGATCCCACAGCCCGTACCGGACGTGGTGGCCGCCGCCAGGCTCGGCGCGACCGGCGACCTGACCGGCGTGAAGCTCGGCATCGTCAGCGAGTTCGTCGGCGAGGGCGCCGAGCCGGGCGTGATGGCGGCGTTCCACGAGTCGGTCGACGCGCTGGCCAAGCTGGGCGCCGAGATCGTCGAGGTGTCCTGCCCCCACTTCAGGTACGCGCTGCCGGCGTACTACCTGATCGCCCCGAGCGAGGCCTCCTCCAACCTGGCCCGGTTCGACGGCGTCCGGTTCGGCCTGCGGGTCGGCGACGACGGCAACCGGTCGCTGGAGGAGGTCATGTCGCTGACCCGGGAGGCCGGCTTCGGCGCCGAGGTCAAGCGCCGGATCATGCTCGGCACGTACGCGCTCTCGTCGGGCTACTACGACGCCTACTACGGTCAGGCGCAGAAGGTCCGGACGCTGATCACCCGGGACTTCACCGCCGCCTTCGAGCGGGTCGACGCGCTGATCTCGCCGACCACCCCGTTCGTGGCGTTCCCGATCGGCGCGCGCACCGCCGACCCGTACCAGATGTACCTGGCCGACCTGTTCACCATCCCGACGAACCTGTACGGCGGGCCGGGCATCTCGGTGCCGTGCGGGCTCTCCGAGGGGCTGCCGGTCGGCTTCCAGATCATGGCCCCGACGATGGCCGACGACCGGATGTACCGGGTCGCCGCCGCGCTGGAAAGCGTCGTCGGCACCTTCACCCCACCGGCACTGTGA
- the gatC gene encoding Asp-tRNA(Asn)/Glu-tRNA(Gln) amidotransferase subunit GatC yields the protein MAAISREEVAHLARLSRLAVTEEELDTFAGQLDVILQAVAQVGEVAAADIPPTSHSVPLTNVLRDDVVVPGLTPQEALSGAPDAEAQRFRVPRILDEDVAS from the coding sequence ATGGCCGCCATCTCCCGCGAGGAGGTCGCGCACCTGGCGCGACTGTCGCGGCTCGCCGTCACGGAGGAGGAGCTGGACACCTTCGCCGGCCAGCTCGACGTGATCCTCCAGGCGGTCGCGCAGGTCGGCGAGGTCGCCGCGGCGGACATCCCGCCGACGTCGCACTCGGTGCCGCTGACCAACGTCCTGCGGGACGACGTCGTGGTGCCCGGGCTGACCCCGCAGGAGGCGCTGTCGGGTGCGCCCGACGCCGAGGCACAGCGGTTCCGCGTACCGCGGATCCTGGATGAGGATGTGGCGTCATGA
- a CDS encoding GGDEF domain-containing phosphodiesterase produces the protein MEAADSRNSVPPGRTRPFFVFVWSVVALAAVLCVRPLLDLPAELPRLPVAFWVMAALAVGCDARPFVPPGRRQTSAVFPSTCFTFAILLGWGFGPAILVQAVAVVVSGWRMGHAPWRTAFNAAQYAGALGAAYAVTWLGPGSIFDGGRLRGTDVLAVGGATVAWFAVNYALVSVAVRLRFGDRWWPSLRQGLGFELLSTGSLLLLAPVLVTAARASAALIPLVLVPLFAVYRMARLSVEQQQLASLDPLTGLPNRKALLAEVGEQVHLHAERAARGEPGARLALLLIDLDRFKNVNDALGHAVGDRLLVEVSARLTDVVGEGMVARLGGDEFAIVMTGLADVDEARELAGRVVRALAEPVSLDGLPLDVGGSIGVALFPEHGEDFATLMRHADVAMYDAKHRNDTVAVYAAESDHNSAERLALLADLRRVLEAGRPAGDPPVAGVGGDGAPRDGVVAVRGDAAVAVAGDGAVAVGAGPTSGSRPPGDGRAGGARGDGRAVSARGGDGAELPAEGVGLAPGAGRWRLRRRRQRPEPPHTDELINRIVTAADPIRRRAVAAPEPDPDRGAGPHHGDGPGRRDGVGRPGRPGATVVRGQGPPADDGAADRGGDRVPAGRRGARLDAAGRRVADPDPAVDAGEITMYYQPQVAIATGEVVGVEALLRWRHPRRGMVDPEELIRVAEQSAVMRLLTRRVVDDVVEQLAKWSAAGMDLPAALNVSVRDLHTGEIADQIADRLARYGVSPQRLQLEITEGALMADPRRVLATITRLHRIGVGIALDDFGTGYSSLQHLRRLPLSEVKVDRSFVLGMAEDADDAAIVKSTIELAKALGLRVVAEGVEDERTWRMLYAAGCDAAQGWFYARPMPAEELAGWLARYRPVRPTPSPDAEIPRRHAR, from the coding sequence CGCGCGCCCGTTCGTCCCGCCCGGCCGCCGGCAGACCTCCGCCGTCTTCCCGTCCACCTGCTTCACCTTCGCCATCCTGCTCGGTTGGGGGTTCGGCCCGGCGATCCTGGTGCAGGCGGTGGCCGTGGTCGTCTCCGGCTGGCGGATGGGCCATGCGCCGTGGCGGACCGCCTTCAACGCCGCCCAGTACGCCGGGGCCCTGGGCGCCGCGTACGCGGTCACCTGGCTGGGGCCCGGGAGCATCTTCGACGGCGGGCGGCTGCGTGGGACGGATGTGCTGGCGGTGGGCGGCGCGACGGTGGCCTGGTTCGCCGTCAACTACGCGCTGGTCAGCGTGGCCGTCCGGTTGCGCTTCGGCGACCGGTGGTGGCCCAGCCTGCGGCAGGGGCTGGGCTTCGAGCTGCTCTCCACCGGCTCGTTGCTGCTGCTCGCCCCGGTGCTGGTCACGGCGGCGCGGGCCAGCGCGGCGTTGATCCCGCTGGTGCTGGTGCCGCTGTTCGCCGTCTACCGGATGGCCCGGCTCAGCGTCGAGCAGCAGCAGCTCGCCTCCCTGGACCCGCTCACCGGCCTGCCCAATCGCAAGGCGCTGCTGGCCGAGGTCGGCGAGCAGGTGCACCTGCACGCCGAACGGGCGGCCCGCGGCGAGCCCGGTGCCCGGCTGGCGCTGCTCCTGATCGACCTCGACCGGTTCAAGAACGTCAACGACGCGCTCGGGCACGCGGTGGGGGACCGGCTGCTGGTCGAGGTGAGCGCCCGGCTGACCGACGTGGTCGGTGAGGGCATGGTCGCCCGGCTGGGCGGGGACGAGTTCGCCATCGTGATGACCGGCCTGGCCGACGTCGACGAAGCCCGCGAGCTCGCCGGCCGGGTGGTCCGCGCGTTGGCCGAACCGGTGTCGCTGGACGGGCTGCCGCTCGACGTGGGCGGCTCGATCGGCGTCGCGCTCTTCCCCGAGCACGGCGAGGACTTCGCGACCCTGATGCGCCACGCCGACGTGGCGATGTACGACGCCAAGCACCGCAACGACACCGTGGCGGTCTACGCGGCCGAGTCCGACCACAACTCCGCCGAGCGGCTCGCCCTGCTCGCGGACCTGCGCCGGGTGCTGGAGGCGGGCCGCCCGGCCGGCGACCCGCCCGTGGCGGGCGTGGGCGGTGACGGTGCCCCGCGCGACGGGGTGGTGGCCGTTCGGGGCGACGCGGCGGTGGCCGTCGCGGGTGACGGGGCGGTGGCCGTCGGGGCGGGGCCGACGTCGGGCAGCCGCCCGCCGGGTGACGGGCGGGCCGGCGGCGCGCGGGGTGACGGGCGGGCCGTCAGCGCGCGGGGCGGGGACGGGGCCGAACTCCCGGCCGAGGGTGTGGGCCTCGCCCCCGGGGCCGGCCGCTGGCGGCTGCGCCGTCGCAGGCAGCGGCCGGAGCCGCCGCACACCGACGAGCTGATCAACCGGATCGTCACCGCCGCCGACCCGATCCGCCGCCGGGCCGTGGCCGCTCCGGAACCCGACCCCGACCGCGGCGCCGGTCCCCACCACGGCGACGGCCCCGGCCGCCGCGACGGCGTCGGGCGCCCCGGCAGGCCGGGTGCCACGGTCGTACGCGGGCAGGGTCCGCCCGCCGACGACGGCGCGGCGGATCGCGGCGGCGACCGCGTCCCGGCGGGCCGGCGGGGTGCCCGGCTCGACGCGGCCGGCCGGCGCGTCGCGGACCCCGACCCGGCCGTCGACGCGGGCGAGATCACCATGTACTACCAGCCGCAGGTCGCCATCGCGACCGGCGAGGTGGTCGGCGTGGAGGCGCTGCTGCGCTGGCGGCACCCCCGCCGGGGGATGGTGGACCCGGAGGAGCTGATCCGGGTCGCCGAGCAGAGCGCGGTGATGCGGCTGCTCACCCGTCGGGTGGTGGACGACGTGGTGGAACAGCTAGCCAAGTGGTCGGCCGCCGGAATGGATCTGCCGGCGGCGCTCAACGTCAGCGTGCGGGACCTGCACACCGGCGAGATCGCCGACCAGATCGCCGACCGGCTCGCCCGGTACGGCGTGTCGCCGCAGCGGCTGCAACTGGAGATCACGGAGGGCGCCCTGATGGCCGACCCGCGTCGGGTGCTGGCCACCATCACCCGACTGCACCGGATCGGCGTGGGCATCGCGCTGGACGACTTCGGCACCGGCTACTCCTCCCTCCAGCACCTGCGGCGGCTGCCGCTGTCCGAGGTGAAGGTGGACCGCTCCTTCGTGCTGGGGATGGCCGAGGACGCCGACGACGCGGCCATCGTCAAGTCGACGATCGAGCTGGCGAAGGCGCTCGGGCTACGGGTGGTCGCCGAGGGCGTCGAGGACGAGCGCACCTGGCGCATGCTGTACGCGGCGGGCTGCGACGCGGCGCAGGGCTGGTTCTACGCCCGGCCGATGCCGGCCGAGGAACTGGCCGGCTGGCTCGCCCGCTACCGGCCGGTCCGCCCGACGCCCAGCCCCGACGCGGAGATTCCCCGCCGGCACGCCCGCTGA